ATAATCATATCCCCAAACCTCACATAAAAGTTGTTCCCTTGTAAATACTTTATTTTTATTTGATGCTAAGTAGTACAATAACTCAAATTCTTTTGGTGGCATTTTTATTTCAGTTCCTTTATAAACTACATTATAAGAGTTCGCATCCACACTTAAATCTGAATAGCTTATTACTTCTTTATTTGAAGGATCTGAGGTATATCTTCTAAGTACTGCCTTTACTCTAGCCAAAAGTTCTTTAGGCTCAAAAGGTTTTACTATATAGTCGTCTGCCCCTAATTCTAAAGCAAGTACTTTGTCAAAAGTATCCCCCTTTGCAGTTAGCATAATAACAGGTGTTTCTCCTTCTTTTCTAATCCACTTAAGTACATCTATTCCATCTATATTAGGAAGCATTATATCAAGCAAAACTAAATCTGGTTTATATTCCATAAAAGTTTCTTGTACATCCTTCCCATTATATACAACCTTACTATCATAATTTGCACTATTTAAATACATCTTAATTAACTCACAAATATTTTCATCGTCGTCCACTACTAATATTTTACCGATTGTTCCTTCCATTCTTATCTCCACTCCTTTCATATAAATAATTTACCACAAGTTTACATAATAAAATATAGTTTTTATAATATTGTAGCTTTTTTTTAACTTATGTAAAGATACCAAATAATATTTAATGAAAAAAGGATGGCAAGTCATGCCATCCTCTTTTAATATAAGTAACTTTCAATTTTAATTTCCATACGCAACTTAAAATTTTCACTTATCAATACTATATAACTTATATGTATTAAGCTTCAAATAATTTA
This sequence is a window from Clostridium sp. 'White wine YQ'. Protein-coding genes within it:
- a CDS encoding response regulator transcription factor; translated protein: MEGTIGKILVVDDDENICELIKMYLNSANYDSKVVYNGKDVQETFMEYKPDLVLLDIMLPNIDGIDVLKWIRKEGETPVIMLTAKGDTFDKVLALELGADDYIVKPFEPKELLARVKAVLRRYTSDPSNKEVISYSDLSVDANSYNVVYKGTEIKMPPKEFELLYYLASNKNKVFTREQLLCEVWGYDYPGDSRTVDVHVKRLREKLPEGSTWQIETVWGVGYKFEVK